One Micromonospora sp. WMMD812 genomic window carries:
- a CDS encoding DUF3592 domain-containing protein, whose amino-acid sequence MAAVEILRAWWRVRYPVYAVGILVGLVMMWLPVKTGNDNDAWEDRLRADGVPVQAVIDELIHKGRKSDTMHLRYEFGGAERRAEVGCWEVCLPAGTPVRIWVDPEDPGDFVTDFGTLSGHRGRVQGVIGAAGLILAGSMVLVGFTRLDRRRRDRRQRDRQRQQRDQRRQEIGPARVGTKRKPSRRRTTK is encoded by the coding sequence ATGGCCGCCGTGGAGATCTTGCGGGCCTGGTGGCGCGTGCGTTACCCCGTCTACGCGGTCGGCATCCTGGTCGGGCTCGTCATGATGTGGCTGCCCGTCAAGACCGGGAACGACAACGATGCCTGGGAAGATCGGCTGCGAGCGGACGGTGTGCCGGTCCAGGCCGTCATCGACGAGTTGATCCACAAGGGACGCAAAAGCGACACGATGCACCTGCGCTACGAGTTCGGAGGGGCCGAGCGGCGGGCCGAGGTCGGCTGTTGGGAGGTCTGTCTTCCGGCCGGCACTCCCGTGCGGATCTGGGTCGACCCCGAAGACCCGGGTGACTTCGTGACCGATTTCGGGACGCTGAGCGGGCATCGGGGCCGGGTCCAGGGGGTGATCGGCGCGGCGGGCCTGATCCTGGCCGGATCGATGGTGCTCGTCGGGTTCACCCGCCTCGACCGGCGACGGCGCGACCGCCGACAACGCGACCGGCAACGGCAACAACGAGATCAGCGCCGACAGGAGATCGGGCCTGCCAGGGTCGGGACGAAACGCAAGCCGAGCAGACGGCGAACGACGAAATGA
- a CDS encoding IS701 family transposase: MSALVSQVPKRNGWTIAEQIGDATPDRTQRLLNRAVWDTTAAMSQVRRFAAAGLDEAASRRRRRGLVVGALDETGQPKQGIATCGVKRQYMGCAGRVANGINTVHLSYVREKTGHALIGARQWIPAEHITDPVTSAAMGLPPEVEFRTKGQLAIDICADAFADGLVFDFACGDEVYGNCTQLREFFEQHGQAYVLRVASTFMIGLPSEAKLTCAQAVKLLVRDKRRWEVRSAGSGSKGQRWYAWAWIVTASPRHHLLVRRHLRTGELAFHYCHVPEGQILTKTRLIRAAGLRWPVEEDFEFSKDHFGLDQCQARLYTAIQRHTVLAALAVCAVTAACLADRTDTQAPPPSTPDPATATRTRNDPADRPRGQTTTRQRPPPSETARPRHALAHLATPSPGPRTLVPPTHTPEPGLRPGQLAIGGCRTN; this comes from the coding sequence ATGTCCGCGCTGGTCAGTCAGGTGCCCAAGCGCAACGGATGGACCATCGCCGAGCAGATCGGGGACGCCACGCCGGACCGTACTCAGCGGCTGCTGAACCGGGCGGTCTGGGACACGACGGCCGCGATGAGCCAGGTCCGGCGGTTCGCCGCTGCGGGTCTGGACGAGGCGGCGAGCCGTCGGCGGCGGCGTGGCCTGGTGGTCGGTGCGTTGGACGAGACGGGCCAGCCGAAGCAGGGCATCGCGACGTGTGGGGTGAAGCGGCAGTACATGGGGTGCGCGGGTCGAGTCGCGAACGGGATCAACACTGTGCACCTGTCCTACGTTCGGGAAAAGACGGGGCACGCGTTGATCGGTGCGCGTCAGTGGATCCCGGCCGAGCACATCACCGACCCGGTGACCTCGGCCGCTATGGGACTGCCGCCAGAGGTGGAGTTCCGCACCAAGGGCCAGTTGGCCATCGATATCTGTGCTGATGCATTCGCCGACGGTCTGGTGTTCGACTTCGCCTGCGGCGACGAGGTGTACGGCAACTGCACACAGTTGCGGGAGTTCTTCGAGCAGCACGGGCAGGCGTACGTCCTGCGGGTCGCCTCCACCTTCATGATCGGCCTGCCCTCCGAGGCGAAGCTGACCTGCGCGCAGGCAGTCAAGCTGCTGGTCAGGGACAAGCGCCGGTGGGAGGTCCGCTCGGCCGGTAGCGGGTCGAAGGGACAGCGCTGGTACGCCTGGGCGTGGATCGTCACCGCGTCGCCCCGCCATCATCTGCTGGTCCGCCGTCACCTGCGCACCGGTGAGCTGGCCTTCCACTACTGCCATGTGCCCGAGGGGCAGATCCTGACCAAGACGAGGCTGATCCGCGCTGCCGGGCTGCGCTGGCCGGTCGAGGAGGATTTCGAGTTCAGCAAGGACCACTTCGGCCTGGACCAGTGCCAGGCAAGGCTCTACACCGCGATCCAGCGGCACACGGTGCTGGCCGCCCTCGCGGTCTGCGCGGTTACCGCCGCCTGCCTCGCCGACCGCACCGACACCCAAGCGCCGCCGCCGAGCACACCTGACCCAGCCACCGCCACCCGAACCCGGAATGATCCCGCTGACCGTCCCCGAGGTCAAACGACTACTCGCCAACGCCCTCCGCCATCCGAAACCGCCCGGCCACGACACGCACTGGCTCACCTGGCGACGCCGTCACCAGGCCCGCGCACGCTGGTTCCACCAACGCACACGCCTGAACCGGGACTACGCCCTGGTCAGCTAGCAATTGGCGGCTGCCGTACTAACTAA
- a CDS encoding IS256 family transposase, with amino-acid sequence MVLIDAIVVKIREGQVANRPVYVAVGINLAGERDVLGPWVGTGGEGAKAWMATLAELCIRGVEDVCIVACDGLKGLPDAIGEIWPLATVQLCVVHLVRARLRYASKAHWSQITKALRQVYTAPTVEAAEQRFAEFDHVWGTKYPAIIRLWRSAWEQFTPFLAFPPQIRRVVYTTNAIESLNARFARPPAVAGTPQRTGRAQGALPGHSQPAAEPG; translated from the coding sequence GTGGTGCTGATCGACGCGATCGTGGTGAAGATCCGCGAGGGCCAGGTCGCCAACCGGCCTGTGTATGTCGCGGTCGGTATCAATCTCGCCGGCGAACGCGACGTGCTGGGCCCATGGGTGGGCACCGGCGGCGAGGGCGCCAAGGCGTGGATGGCCACCCTCGCCGAGCTGTGTATCCGCGGGGTTGAGGACGTGTGCATAGTGGCGTGCGACGGGCTCAAGGGCCTGCCGGACGCGATCGGCGAGATCTGGCCCCTGGCGACGGTGCAGCTGTGCGTGGTCCACCTGGTCCGCGCGAGGCTGCGCTATGCGTCCAAGGCGCACTGGAGCCAGATCACCAAAGCGCTACGGCAGGTCTACACCGCCCCGACGGTCGAGGCCGCCGAGCAGCGGTTCGCCGAGTTCGACCACGTATGGGGCACGAAATACCCGGCGATCATCCGGTTGTGGCGCTCGGCGTGGGAGCAGTTCACTCCGTTCCTAGCGTTCCCGCCGCAGATCCGCCGGGTTGTCTACACCACGAACGCGATCGAGTCACTCAACGCCCGGTTCGCCAGGCCACCCGCCGTCGCGGGCACTCCCCAACGAACAGGCCGCGCTCAAGGTGCTCTACCTGGTCATTCGCAGCCCGCGGCCGAACCGGGCTAA
- a CDS encoding oxidoreductase — MTTSIETLKLADDLVVSRMGYGAMQLAGPRAMGEPKDRPEALAVVKEAVESGVTYIDTAAGYGPVVTNRIIREAAHPYPETLHISTKVGIRRADDGSWFPSLEPKDLRAQVYENLDHLGLDVLDVVYLRVGASDASVAAPFSALAELQQDGFVRHLGLSGVSSAQLTEAQAIAPVVAIQNLYNLVNRQDDALVDRAAAEGIAYVSFFPLGGFNPFQSDVLDTVAAQVGATRQQVALAWLLQRSPTMVVIPGTSRRAHLRENIAAAGLKLPAEAVAQLDAIAAQ, encoded by the coding sequence ATGACCACCTCAATCGAGACCCTCAAGCTCGCGGACGACCTGGTCGTCAGCCGCATGGGCTACGGCGCCATGCAGCTCGCCGGCCCCCGCGCCATGGGCGAGCCCAAGGACCGGCCGGAGGCTCTCGCGGTCGTCAAGGAGGCGGTGGAGTCGGGCGTCACCTACATCGACACCGCCGCCGGCTACGGCCCGGTCGTGACGAACCGGATCATCAGGGAGGCCGCGCACCCCTACCCCGAGACGCTGCACATCTCCACCAAGGTCGGCATCCGCCGGGCCGACGACGGCTCGTGGTTCCCGTCGCTGGAGCCGAAGGACCTCCGGGCGCAGGTGTACGAGAACCTCGACCACCTCGGCCTGGACGTCCTCGACGTCGTCTACCTGCGGGTGGGCGCCTCGGACGCGTCGGTGGCGGCGCCCTTCAGCGCCCTGGCCGAGCTGCAGCAGGACGGCTTCGTCCGGCACCTCGGGCTGAGCGGTGTGTCGTCGGCCCAGCTCACCGAGGCGCAGGCCATCGCCCCGGTGGTCGCGATCCAGAACCTCTACAACCTCGTGAACCGGCAGGACGACGCCCTCGTCGACCGGGCCGCCGCCGAGGGGATTGCCTACGTCTCGTTCTTCCCGCTCGGTGGCTTCAACCCGTTCCAGTCCGATGTGCTGGACACCGTGGCGGCGCAGGTCGGCGCCACCCGGCAGCAGGTCGCGCTGGCGTGGCTGCTGCAGCGCTCGCCGACGATGGTCGTCATCCCCGGCACGTCCCGGCGGGCACACCTGCGCGAGAACATCGCCGCCGCCGGCCTGAAGCTGCCCGCGGAGGCCGTCGCGCAGCTCGACGCCATCGCCGCGCAGTAG
- a CDS encoding N-acetyltransferase → MTDFSIRTATSADAGFLGDMLIEAMNWLPERTWSREEIMAKPELAHYVTGWRQPGDFGSIAVNAADRPVGAAWCRYLTAADPGYGYVSDDVPELTIGVAESWRNRGVGRAAPARCPARGRRTWSAGGVVERGALNFAARLYASEGFRTVESFENADTMVAQLRT, encoded by the coding sequence GTGACCGACTTCAGCATCCGGACCGCCACGTCGGCCGACGCCGGGTTCCTGGGTGACATGCTCATAGAGGCCATGAACTGGCTGCCTGAGCGCACCTGGTCCCGCGAGGAGATCATGGCAAAGCCCGAGCTGGCCCACTATGTCACCGGATGGAGGCAGCCCGGCGATTTCGGCTCCATCGCGGTGAACGCGGCCGATCGACCGGTCGGCGCGGCCTGGTGCCGATACCTGACCGCCGCCGACCCCGGCTACGGGTACGTGAGTGACGACGTGCCGGAGTTGACGATCGGCGTGGCGGAATCCTGGCGCAACCGCGGCGTGGGCCGGGCCGCTCCTGCGCGCTGTCCTGCTCGCGGCAGGCGAACGTGGTCTGCGGGCGGTGTCGTTGAGCGTGGAGCGTTGAACTTCGCCGCGCGCCTGTACGCCAGCGAGGGCTTTCGCACGGTCGAGTCGTTCGAGAACGCGGACACGATGGTCGCTCAGTTGAGGACGTGA
- a CDS encoding TetR family transcriptional regulator gives MSRPANVRREGRPRDSHATKELLLAAATEEFAEYGFAGARIDRIAERAGANKRLLYVYFGDKDQVFDAVLQRQIGALVEAMPLDPRDLAGFAAARFDYMLANRQVARLVAWRTVERTEPIEIELRSYQAKLEAIAGAQRDGEVYAAVPAVDLFAMVLRITESWLNAPQALRALADDEPDSPDRLREHRAALVDAVRAIADPRRAGPGAGRS, from the coding sequence ATGTCCCGACCAGCGAACGTCCGCCGCGAGGGCCGTCCCCGGGACTCGCACGCCACCAAGGAGCTCCTGCTCGCGGCCGCGACCGAGGAGTTCGCCGAGTACGGCTTCGCCGGTGCCCGGATCGACCGGATCGCCGAGCGCGCCGGGGCGAACAAGCGGCTCCTCTACGTCTATTTCGGCGACAAGGACCAGGTCTTCGACGCGGTCCTGCAGCGCCAGATCGGCGCGCTCGTCGAGGCGATGCCCCTCGACCCGCGCGATCTCGCCGGGTTCGCGGCCGCCCGCTTCGACTACATGCTCGCCAACCGGCAGGTGGCACGACTCGTCGCCTGGCGCACCGTCGAGCGGACCGAGCCCATCGAGATCGAACTCCGCAGCTACCAGGCGAAGCTCGAAGCGATCGCCGGGGCGCAGCGTGACGGCGAGGTCTACGCCGCGGTTCCCGCGGTGGACCTCTTCGCCATGGTGCTCCGGATCACCGAGAGCTGGCTCAACGCGCCGCAGGCCCTCAGGGCGCTGGCCGACGACGAGCCGGACTCGCCCGACCGTCTACGGGAGCACCGCGCGGCGCTGGTCGACGCGGTCCGCGCCATCGCCGACCCGCGTCGGGCGGGCCCCGGGGCAGGCCGGTCCTGA
- a CDS encoding CU044_5270 family protein, giving the protein MSRTRDVLDLLAEARPARLDPPPNRVEHTAPAVVGLVANASALDGRTTRDQRRPKRLRMAFLGTVGAAATAVTAVVVAVAGPGAAPRDAPGAVPDAASPATQAPMDSSRLLLVAADRSDNAPQAGRRYQTIQTESGFAVPVKTADGTYTMFNRSGGQYWLARSSADSSWVFVQLLGAVPAAPSDEAAWRRNGSPAVIKVSKPKPYDLQIAPGKIHGNTVDPAHLFALGDRNVSQAQLDALPSDPAALRSALLSRFDGGGSDMPTDRDQWLFTVAASVVIDLPVSNEVRAAAYRLLATLPGVRGLGAVHDMRGRRGQAIAFAPASHGTGLEVRLIIDPDTGQALAKEMRVVEPRDSWSWLAPGALYTYDLVLVSKNTNDDPPTADVEN; this is encoded by the coding sequence ATGAGCCGTACACGAGATGTTCTTGACCTGCTTGCCGAGGCCCGGCCGGCACGACTGGACCCCCCGCCGAACCGGGTCGAGCACACCGCGCCGGCCGTCGTCGGCCTCGTGGCGAACGCGTCAGCCCTCGACGGGCGTACCACGCGCGACCAGCGCAGGCCCAAGCGCCTACGGATGGCCTTCCTCGGGACGGTGGGGGCGGCCGCGACGGCCGTCACCGCCGTCGTCGTGGCGGTGGCCGGTCCAGGCGCCGCTCCGCGCGATGCGCCCGGCGCCGTACCCGACGCCGCATCGCCCGCCACACAGGCGCCGATGGACTCCAGCCGGTTGCTGCTCGTCGCGGCCGATCGCAGCGACAACGCCCCGCAAGCCGGCCGGCGCTATCAGACGATCCAGACGGAGAGCGGCTTCGCGGTGCCGGTCAAGACCGCTGACGGTACGTACACCATGTTCAACAGGAGCGGTGGCCAGTACTGGCTGGCCCGGTCCAGCGCCGACAGCAGCTGGGTGTTCGTGCAGTTGCTCGGCGCTGTGCCGGCCGCGCCCAGCGACGAGGCCGCCTGGCGCCGCAACGGATCCCCGGCCGTCATCAAGGTCAGCAAGCCGAAGCCGTACGACCTGCAGATCGCCCCGGGCAAGATCCACGGCAATACCGTCGACCCGGCGCACCTCTTCGCCCTTGGCGACCGAAACGTGTCGCAGGCACAGCTCGATGCGCTGCCGAGCGACCCCGCGGCTCTCCGCAGCGCGCTACTCAGCCGCTTTGACGGCGGAGGTAGCGACATGCCCACCGACCGCGACCAGTGGCTGTTCACGGTCGCCGCCAGTGTGGTGATCGACCTGCCGGTCAGCAACGAGGTCCGCGCCGCCGCATACCGCCTGCTCGCCACGTTGCCCGGGGTGCGTGGGCTGGGAGCTGTTCACGACATGCGGGGCCGACGCGGGCAGGCGATCGCGTTCGCGCCGGCCAGCCACGGGACCGGCCTCGAGGTGCGTCTGATCATCGACCCCGACACCGGGCAGGCGCTGGCCAAGGAGATGCGCGTGGTGGAGCCGCGTGACTCGTGGTCGTGGCTGGCGCCGGGCGCGCTGTACACGTATGACCTGGTGCTGGTATCGAAGAACACCAACGACGACCCGCCGACGGCGGACGTCGAGAACTGA
- a CDS encoding RNA polymerase sigma factor produces MPEPQPDDHFTALYRAHHRQVYAYAVTRAGRQLADEVVAETFLVAWRRLPDLPRATPLPWLLAVARNVVGERYRAEERQQAVAAEMRAWIIDEELSVGDVADGVAERAAVLTALARLSDDDRELLTLVAWHGLAPGQAARVLGCSTATYYVRLHRARRHLKDAMAAATEPSRPVRTIAPLAPKESIR; encoded by the coding sequence GTGCCAGAGCCCCAACCGGACGATCATTTCACCGCTCTGTATCGGGCGCACCACCGACAGGTGTACGCGTACGCCGTCACGCGCGCCGGACGCCAGCTGGCCGACGAGGTGGTCGCCGAGACGTTCCTGGTGGCGTGGCGGCGGTTGCCTGACCTGCCGAGGGCAACGCCGCTGCCATGGCTGCTCGCGGTCGCTCGCAATGTGGTGGGCGAGCGATACCGCGCGGAGGAGCGGCAGCAGGCCGTCGCCGCCGAGATGCGCGCGTGGATCATCGACGAGGAGCTGTCCGTCGGCGACGTGGCGGACGGCGTCGCCGAGCGGGCCGCGGTGCTCACGGCGCTGGCCAGACTGTCCGACGACGACCGCGAATTGTTGACGCTGGTCGCCTGGCACGGGCTGGCGCCAGGTCAGGCAGCTCGGGTCCTCGGCTGCTCCACAGCGACGTACTACGTGCGCCTGCATCGCGCCCGACGTCACCTGAAGGACGCCATGGCCGCCGCCACCGAACCGAGCAGGCCCGTGCGCACCATCGCCCCGCTCGCCCCGAAGGAGTCGATCCGATGA
- a CDS encoding transposase family protein, translating into MQVISAARTEWIFPFTGLQPAQFRRLVRLVAERGGDAIADGRPGRQWTLDLPDRVLLVAAYWRTNLTMRQIGPLFGVSHSAAHRVIDTLGPLLALAPARRRPAEQIAIVDGTLIPTRDHRLAAPSKNYRYSTNLQVAIDASTRLAIALGDPQPGNRNDTIVYRTSGIDQMLDGRPVMADGGYQGNREVIMPYRKPRDGSPLPGWKQDLNAQHRTVRAQVEHALARMKCFKIPRDYRRAARTLADTASGIAHLHNIILAG; encoded by the coding sequence GTGCAGGTGATCTCCGCAGCCCGGACCGAGTGGATCTTTCCGTTCACCGGGCTGCAGCCCGCCCAGTTCCGGCGGCTGGTCCGCCTGGTCGCCGAGCGGGGCGGGGATGCCATCGCGGACGGCCGGCCGGGCCGGCAGTGGACACTCGACCTGCCCGACCGGGTGCTGCTGGTTGCCGCGTACTGGCGTACCAACCTGACGATGCGACAGATCGGCCCGCTGTTCGGGGTGTCGCATTCTGCGGCGCACCGGGTCATCGACACCCTCGGCCCGCTCCTCGCACTGGCGCCGGCGCGGCGGCGGCCGGCCGAGCAGATCGCCATCGTCGACGGCACCCTGATCCCGACCCGGGACCACCGACTGGCCGCGCCGAGCAAGAACTACCGCTACTCGACGAACCTGCAGGTTGCCATCGACGCCAGCACCCGCCTGGCCATCGCCCTCGGCGACCCGCAGCCAGGCAATCGCAACGACACGATCGTCTACCGCACCTCGGGCATTGATCAGATGCTGGACGGGCGACCGGTCATGGCCGACGGCGGCTACCAGGGCAACCGCGAGGTGATCATGCCGTACCGCAAGCCACGCGACGGCAGCCCGCTACCGGGCTGGAAGCAAGACCTCAACGCCCAGCACCGCACCGTCCGAGCGCAGGTCGAACACGCCCTGGCCAGGATGAAGTGCTTCAAGATCCCGCGCGACTACCGCCGCGCCGCCCGCACATTGGCCGACACCGCTTCCGGTATCGCCCACCTGCACAACATCATCCTGGCAGGGTGA
- a CDS encoding SDR family oxidoreductase, whose amino-acid sequence MSIVVTGATGHLGRLIVESLLSRGVPADGIVALGRDTGRLADVAERGVTVRRADYDDPESLRAAFAGAEKLVYVSGDELGRRVEQARNVIAAATEAGVGLIAYTSITKADTSSLILAKEHYAIEQEIAASGLPYVLLRNSWYLENYTPQIPTYLEYGIAGAAGDGRVSAATRADFAEAAAAVVTTDGHANQTYELGGASFTLTELAEELSRQTGRAVTYTDLPEEKYVEVLVGAGVPADFAAVLADGDRGLALGELAVEGDDLARLIGRAPVTLAEALRAAL is encoded by the coding sequence ATGTCCATCGTCGTCACCGGCGCCACCGGCCACCTCGGCCGGCTCATCGTGGAATCGCTGCTCAGCCGGGGCGTACCCGCCGACGGGATCGTGGCGCTCGGCCGGGACACCGGCCGGCTCGCCGACGTCGCCGAGCGCGGGGTGACCGTTCGGCGCGCCGACTACGACGACCCCGAGTCGCTGCGCGCCGCCTTCGCCGGCGCCGAGAAGCTGGTGTACGTCTCCGGCGACGAACTCGGCCGCCGGGTCGAGCAGGCCCGCAACGTGATCGCCGCCGCCACGGAGGCGGGCGTCGGCCTGATCGCCTACACCAGCATCACCAAGGCGGACACCTCGAGCCTGATCCTCGCGAAAGAGCACTACGCGATCGAGCAGGAGATCGCCGCCTCCGGGCTGCCGTACGTCCTGCTCCGCAACAGCTGGTACCTCGAGAACTACACCCCGCAGATCCCGACGTACCTGGAGTACGGGATCGCCGGAGCCGCCGGGGACGGCCGGGTCAGCGCGGCCACCCGCGCCGACTTCGCCGAGGCCGCCGCCGCGGTGGTCACCACCGACGGTCACGCCAACCAGACGTACGAGCTGGGCGGCGCGTCGTTCACCCTGACCGAGCTGGCCGAGGAGCTGTCCCGGCAGACCGGCCGTGCGGTGACCTACACCGACCTCCCGGAGGAGAAGTACGTCGAGGTGCTGGTCGGCGCGGGCGTACCCGCCGACTTCGCCGCCGTCCTCGCCGACGGCGACCGCGGTCTCGCCCTGGGCGAGCTGGCGGTCGAGGGTGACGACCTGGCCCGGCTGATCGGCCGCGCCCCGGTCACCCTGGCCGAGGCTCTCCGCGCGGCGCTCTGA
- a CDS encoding pentapeptide repeat-containing protein: MPVSLNNVVMNGLRPRRRLRLWPFWAALTAVVLLSVAVAVTAGLLLWIGLGHPPVARRAPLGATELLDLTRIALVITGGIGGVVALVVAYRRQRLHEQAEVRESGKLFNDRFIAASAQLGHDSAAVRLAGVYAMAELADDSPDHLHTCVDVLCAYLRLPYEPNRDADGWRPGEREVRLSIIRIIGDHLRPSARTSWQDHNFDFTGTVFDGGDLDEAVFAGKTVSFAAARFTGGVLHLERARFQANASFRDAQFAGGIVDLRGAEFTTPPVFSHSPGQPPPGLLLDTQA, encoded by the coding sequence ATGCCGGTGAGCCTGAACAATGTGGTCATGAACGGACTTCGTCCTCGTCGCCGGCTGCGGCTATGGCCATTCTGGGCTGCGCTCACGGCGGTCGTTCTGCTCAGCGTGGCGGTCGCGGTCACCGCCGGTCTGTTGCTATGGATCGGTCTCGGTCATCCCCCCGTAGCGCGGCGAGCGCCGCTAGGCGCCACCGAACTGCTCGACCTGACACGCATCGCCCTAGTGATCACAGGCGGGATCGGTGGCGTCGTCGCGCTCGTCGTTGCCTACCGCCGGCAACGACTCCACGAGCAAGCCGAAGTACGGGAGAGCGGGAAGCTGTTCAACGATCGGTTCATCGCCGCCAGCGCACAACTCGGCCATGACAGCGCCGCGGTACGTCTGGCTGGGGTCTACGCGATGGCCGAACTCGCCGACGACTCGCCCGACCATCTTCACACTTGCGTCGACGTGCTTTGCGCCTACCTACGCCTGCCCTACGAACCGAACCGGGACGCCGACGGGTGGAGGCCAGGGGAACGCGAGGTCCGCCTGTCCATCATCCGAATCATCGGCGACCACCTCCGCCCGTCGGCCCGGACAAGCTGGCAAGACCACAACTTTGACTTCACCGGCACCGTCTTCGACGGCGGTGACCTGGATGAGGCCGTCTTCGCCGGCAAGACAGTCAGCTTCGCCGCCGCACGGTTCACCGGCGGAGTACTGCACCTCGAACGCGCCCGCTTTCAGGCCAACGCCAGTTTCCGTGACGCGCAGTTCGCCGGCGGCATCGTCGACCTGCGCGGCGCTGAATTCACGACACCTCCCGTGTTCAGCCACTCCCCGGGCCAGCCGCCGCCAGGTCTGCTGCTCGATACCCAAGCCTAG
- a CDS encoding GNAT family N-acetyltransferase, giving the protein MVDILVRPMIPEDADRVLAIYQAGLDGGDASFEIVAPTWAAFDAGRLADHRFVAVDGDGLVVGWVAVSPTSTRAVYAGVVEHSIYVDPAAQGRGIARRLLDTLVASTEAAGVWTIQSGVFPENRASLALHARAGFRVIGTRERVGRHHGRWRDVVLLERRSPVVH; this is encoded by the coding sequence ATGGTCGACATCCTCGTCCGACCCATGATCCCGGAGGACGCGGACCGGGTGTTGGCGATCTACCAGGCCGGGCTCGACGGCGGGGACGCCAGCTTCGAGATCGTGGCCCCGACCTGGGCCGCGTTCGACGCGGGACGGCTGGCCGACCACCGGTTCGTGGCCGTGGACGGCGACGGGCTCGTGGTGGGGTGGGTGGCCGTCTCCCCGACGTCGACCCGGGCGGTCTACGCCGGGGTGGTCGAGCACTCGATCTACGTCGACCCGGCCGCGCAGGGGCGCGGGATCGCCCGGCGGCTGCTCGACACCCTCGTCGCCTCGACCGAGGCGGCCGGCGTCTGGACCATCCAGTCCGGGGTGTTCCCGGAGAACCGGGCGAGTCTCGCCCTGCACGCGCGGGCCGGCTTCCGGGTGATCGGCACCCGCGAGCGGGTGGGCCGGCACCACGGTCGCTGGCGGGACGTCGTTCTGCTGGAACGCCGCAGCCCGGTGGTCCACTGA
- a CDS encoding class I SAM-dependent methyltransferase produces the protein MIEPDFLRETRASYDAVATSYDRQFRDELASKPYDRAILTTFAELVRRDGNGPVADVGCGMGKVTGYLAGLGLDVFGIDLSPEMVALARRNHPELRFEEGSMTALDLPEGGLAGIAAWYSIIHVPDDLLATTFAGFHRALAPGGHLAVAFQVGDEELVRTEAFGQPISLTLRRRRPEQVAALLTEVGFQLRARLVREPEPYAGGTESTPQAYLVARRPGR, from the coding sequence GTGATCGAACCGGACTTCCTGCGCGAGACCCGGGCGTCCTACGACGCCGTGGCCACGTCGTACGACCGACAGTTCCGCGACGAGCTGGCCAGCAAGCCCTACGACCGGGCCATCCTCACCACCTTCGCCGAGCTGGTGCGACGCGACGGGAACGGGCCGGTCGCCGACGTCGGCTGCGGCATGGGCAAGGTCACCGGTTACCTCGCCGGCCTCGGCCTGGACGTCTTCGGCATCGACCTCTCGCCGGAGATGGTGGCGCTCGCCCGGCGTAACCATCCCGAGCTGCGGTTCGAGGAGGGCTCGATGACCGCGCTGGACCTGCCCGAGGGTGGCCTCGCCGGGATCGCGGCCTGGTACTCGATCATCCATGTGCCCGACGACCTGCTGGCCACGACGTTCGCCGGGTTCCACCGGGCCCTCGCACCGGGCGGCCACCTCGCCGTGGCCTTCCAGGTGGGCGACGAGGAACTGGTACGCACCGAGGCGTTCGGCCAGCCGATCTCGCTCACACTCCGCCGGCGCCGGCCGGAGCAGGTCGCGGCACTGCTGACCGAGGTCGGGTTCCAGCTGCGCGCCCGCCTCGTACGCGAGCCCGAGCCCTACGCGGGCGGAACGGAGTCCACGCCGCAGGCGTACCTGGTGGCCCGCAGGCCTGGCCGATGA
- a CDS encoding helix-turn-helix domain-containing protein has translation MKPDVYDRKCGSRQVLDRIGDRWSVLVVLTLADGTKRYGDLAKRIDGVSQKMLTQTLRGLERDGLVTREVYASVPPRVDYALTDLGRSLLDLVSGLESWATTHLSEVEAARARYDARVM, from the coding sequence GTGAAGCCCGACGTGTACGACCGCAAGTGCGGCAGCCGGCAGGTCCTCGACCGGATCGGCGACCGGTGGAGCGTCCTGGTGGTGCTCACCCTCGCCGACGGCACGAAGCGCTACGGCGACCTGGCCAAGCGCATCGACGGGGTGAGCCAGAAGATGCTCACCCAGACGTTGCGTGGGCTGGAGCGCGACGGGCTGGTCACCCGCGAGGTGTACGCCTCGGTCCCGCCCCGGGTCGACTACGCCCTCACCGATCTGGGCCGTAGCCTGCTCGACCTGGTCTCCGGTCTCGAGTCGTGGGCCACCACCCACCTCTCCGAGGTGGAGGCCGCCCGGGCCCGCTATGACGCCCGGGTGATGTGA